Proteins encoded in a region of the Gemmatimonadales bacterium genome:
- a CDS encoding cation-transporting P-type ATPase, with amino-acid sequence MTRRPVPLDRLGDLLASERGLTEPEAGVRRERYGANAIIETPPARWRELARDTAKDPMLWFLTATSLLYAVVGQLGEALTLVVALVPLAGMDVFLHWRSQASAEGLRTRLAERAVVVRDGRRVELSAVEVVPGDLTVVAPGEAFPADGLVIRGSELQADESTLTGEAYPVPKQPLRERVVGSDEATVETLHWVFAGTRLLTGEAFVRIVFTGAETVYGEIVRSAVQGQRALTPLQLTIKHLMGLLLSIAAVICLILAAVRLRQGYGWLDALVSAVTLAVAALPEEFPVVFTFFLGVGVYRLARRQALVRRAVSVENIGRITTVCSDKTGTITEGQLRMAHLRPYPDGDDARLLRIVALASRGDSGDPLDAAVLGEIGRAKVRLHDVERLAVFPFTEGRKRETAIVREAQGSVIAATKGAPESILAMCDADEAARSWAVREVAALGGQGHKVIACAWRPVDAVGADEPITGYQLAGVVAFEDPVRPGVADAVRACRLAGIHAIMVTGDHPVTARAVAGEIGLGGAEPRVMTGDEMEQVAARGGLEDLKRVDVIARAAPSQKLTLVRALQQAGEIVAVTGDGVNDVPALQAADVGIAMGERGTRSAREVAAIVLLDDNFRTIVRAISEGRQLFANLRASFQYLLIIHVPFVVSALAVPLLGYPLLYLPVHIVWVELIIHPSALLVFQELPAGPLRRQAAPRKAVLFHRRDWIMIAAVGAVVAMTVVLAYVRSASEPGGTEHGRAAALATLAVASGFITAVLSRLRTRAAWLVSGASIASAIVLVQITPLAGLLHVEPLHAHDWALVVGGGLFALVPFAVGAVGSRGVGSPRTT; translated from the coding sequence GTGACTCGACGCCCAGTTCCACTCGATCGGCTGGGAGACCTGCTGGCTTCCGAGCGGGGCCTGACCGAGCCTGAGGCAGGTGTCCGGCGTGAACGCTATGGCGCCAATGCGATCATCGAGACACCGCCCGCGCGCTGGCGGGAGCTGGCCCGCGACACCGCAAAGGATCCGATGCTGTGGTTCCTGACAGCCACGAGCCTCCTGTATGCCGTCGTGGGGCAGCTTGGCGAGGCCCTGACCCTCGTCGTGGCGCTGGTGCCGCTGGCCGGAATGGATGTCTTTCTTCACTGGCGCAGCCAGGCGTCGGCCGAGGGGCTTCGGACGCGCCTGGCCGAACGAGCGGTGGTTGTTCGCGACGGCAGGCGCGTGGAGCTCAGCGCGGTCGAGGTGGTTCCGGGCGATCTGACGGTCGTTGCCCCCGGAGAAGCCTTCCCTGCCGATGGCCTGGTGATCCGGGGGAGCGAGCTTCAGGCTGACGAGTCAACCCTGACTGGGGAGGCGTACCCGGTCCCGAAGCAGCCGCTACGGGAGCGAGTCGTGGGGAGCGACGAAGCGACGGTCGAGACCCTCCACTGGGTATTCGCGGGGACGCGCTTGCTGACGGGAGAAGCGTTCGTGCGGATTGTATTCACGGGCGCGGAGACCGTGTACGGGGAAATTGTCAGGTCGGCGGTGCAGGGCCAACGTGCACTCACACCCCTTCAGCTCACCATCAAGCACCTCATGGGCTTGTTGCTCAGCATTGCCGCGGTCATCTGTCTCATCCTCGCGGCGGTGCGGCTGCGACAGGGTTACGGCTGGCTCGACGCCCTCGTGAGCGCGGTGACGCTCGCCGTCGCGGCCTTGCCGGAGGAATTCCCCGTCGTCTTCACGTTCTTCCTCGGCGTCGGCGTCTATCGGTTGGCTAGACGGCAAGCGCTCGTGCGGCGGGCTGTCTCCGTGGAGAACATCGGCCGCATTACGACCGTGTGCTCCGACAAGACCGGCACCATCACCGAAGGGCAGCTTCGCATGGCACATCTGCGCCCATATCCCGATGGGGACGATGCCCGACTCCTGCGCATCGTCGCTCTCGCGTCCCGTGGCGATAGCGGAGACCCTCTGGATGCGGCGGTCCTGGGCGAGATCGGGCGGGCCAAAGTCCGACTCCACGATGTAGAGCGCCTGGCGGTATTTCCGTTCACCGAGGGTCGCAAGCGGGAAACGGCAATCGTTCGAGAGGCGCAAGGCAGCGTCATCGCCGCGACAAAAGGAGCTCCGGAGTCCATCCTCGCGATGTGCGACGCTGACGAGGCAGCTCGCTCGTGGGCCGTGAGAGAAGTGGCGGCGCTCGGCGGACAAGGCCACAAGGTCATCGCGTGTGCGTGGCGGCCCGTGGATGCCGTCGGCGCTGACGAGCCGATCACCGGGTATCAGTTAGCTGGGGTCGTCGCCTTCGAGGATCCGGTGCGCCCGGGAGTGGCCGACGCCGTCCGCGCATGCCGCCTGGCCGGGATTCACGCCATCATGGTCACGGGTGACCACCCAGTCACGGCGCGCGCGGTTGCGGGAGAAATCGGGCTGGGTGGGGCCGAGCCGCGCGTCATGACGGGCGACGAGATGGAGCAGGTGGCCGCGCGCGGGGGCCTGGAGGATCTCAAGCGAGTCGACGTCATCGCCCGCGCCGCGCCATCCCAGAAGTTGACGCTCGTTCGCGCGCTCCAGCAGGCCGGCGAGATCGTTGCCGTCACCGGCGATGGAGTAAACGACGTGCCGGCGCTCCAGGCCGCCGACGTCGGCATCGCGATGGGTGAGCGCGGCACGCGGAGCGCTCGAGAGGTAGCCGCGATCGTGCTGCTCGACGACAACTTTCGCACGATCGTCCGAGCGATCAGTGAGGGGCGTCAGCTCTTTGCCAATCTCCGGGCGAGCTTTCAATACCTCTTGATCATTCACGTGCCGTTCGTGGTGTCCGCCCTGGCGGTTCCGCTGCTCGGATATCCGCTCCTCTACCTGCCGGTGCACATCGTCTGGGTGGAGTTGATCATTCATCCCTCGGCATTGCTGGTCTTCCAGGAGTTGCCGGCGGGCCCGCTCCGGCGGCAGGCGGCTCCGCGGAAGGCAGTTCTGTTTCATCGCCGCGACTGGATCATGATCGCGGCGGTCGGCGCCGTCGTCGCAATGACCGTCGTCCTCGCCTATGTACGCAGTGCGAGCGAGCCAGGAGGAACCGAGCATGGCCGCGCTGCCGCCCTGGCGACGCTGGCGGTGGCGAGTGGATTCATCACCGCCGTGCTGAGCCGGCTTCGCACCCGTGCGGCCTGGCTGGTGTCCGGCGCCAGCATTGCGTCGGCGATCGTTCTTGTGCAGATCACACCCCTCGCGGGCCTGCTACACGTCGAGCCGCTGCATGCCCATGACTGGGCATTGGTTGTGGGCGGCGGCTTGTTTGCGCTGGTGCCCTTCGCCGTAGGCGCTGTCGGATCACGGGGCGTAGGATCCCCCAGGACGACGTAG